From Oryza sativa Japonica Group chromosome 4, ASM3414082v1, one genomic window encodes:
- the LOC4337025 gene encoding uncharacterized protein: MASRRRDLGRPLLVALCVVALFAVGSESHGLEDFREGNTEATPAMASFFGSKPEAAELPEALDASNAAAATAKPEAASAIPRATATITASASSAPPRRSVSVAAGVACAVAAVAVVGVAVAVAYVVRARRAARRESEVRLGSP, translated from the coding sequence ATGGCGTCCCGCCGGCGAGATCTCGGCCGCCCGCTGCTGGTCGCGCTCTGCGTCGTGGCGCTCTTCGCCGTCGGATCGGAGTCCCACGGCCTCGAGGACTTCCGCGAGGGGAACACCGAGGCGACGCCGGCGATGGCTTCCTTCTTCGGCAGCAAGCCCGAGGCCGCCGAGCTCCCGGAGGCGCTCGACGCctccaatgccgccgccgccaccgccaagccGGAGGCCGCGTCGGCGATCCCCagagccaccgccaccatcaccgcgtcggcgtcgtcggcgccgcctcgcAGATCCGTGTCCGTGGCCGCCGGCGTGGCGTGCGccgtcgcggcggtggcggtggtcggCGTCGCGGTCGCCGTGGCGTACGTGGTGCGCGCCAggcgcgccgcgcggcgcgaGTCGGAGGTCCGGCTCGGCTCGCCGTGA
- the LOC4337026 gene encoding BAG family molecular chaperone regulator 1, with translation MAAVMHRSSSDGGSSSGWSEAAAASAAGDERAGWEVRPSGMVVQAREEGPGGGGGGGGGMGIPPRPPPPEIKVRVKYGAARHEVAVSSIASFGELKKLLAARTGLPAADQRLTYRGKERGNADYLDVCGVKNRSKLYLAEDPTSVERRYIERQKSAKIETANRAIGAIALEVDKLADQVRSIEKSITRGSKVAEVQITTLIELLMRLAVKLDSIHAEGDSSSQKNIQAKRVQKCVETLDVLKISNARLQNVIVTTKWETFDAPATTQWELFD, from the exons atggcggcggtgATGCACCGGTCGAGCTCGGATGGCGGGTCGAGCAGCGGGtggtcggaggcggcggcggcgtcggcggccggggACGAGAGGGCCGGGTGGGAGGTGCGCCCGAGCGGGATGGTCGTGCAGGCGCGCGAGGAGGgccccggcggtggcggcggcggaggaggagggatggggatcccgccgaggccgccgccgccggagatcaAGGTGCGGGTCAAGTACGGCGCCGCGCGGCACgaggtcgccgtctcctccattGCCTCCTTCG GCGAGCTGAAGAAGCTGCTGGCGGCGAGGACcgggctgccggcggcggaccAGCGGCTGACGTACAGGGGCAAGGAGCGGGGCAACGCCGACTACCTCGACGTCTGCGGCGTCAAGAACAGGTCCAAGCTCTACCTCGCCGAGGACCCGACCAGCGTCGAGCGGCGCTACATCGAGCGCCAGAAGAGCGCCAAGATCGAGACCGCCAACCGCGCCATTGGCGCCATCGCCTTGGAGGTCGACAAGCTCGCCGATCAG GTAAGGAGCATCGAGAAGTCGATCACCCGTGGGAGCAAGGTCGCCGAGGTGCAGATCACGACGCTGATCGAGCTGCTGATGCGGCTTGCTGTGAAGCTGGACAGCATACACGCTGAAGGGGACTCGTCTTCCCAGAAGAACATTCAG GCGAAGAGGGTGCAGAAATGCGTGGAGACGCTGGATGTGCTCAAGATCTCCAACGCGCGGTTGCAGAATGTGATAGTGACGACCAAATGGGAGACGTTCGATGCTCCTGCAACGACGCAGTGGGAGCTGTTCGACTGA